The following are encoded together in the Brassica napus cultivar Da-Ae chromosome A9, Da-Ae, whole genome shotgun sequence genome:
- the LOC106368687 gene encoding kinesin-like protein KIN-14R isoform X1: MEDVQINAATSSSDSPPEIPDPQFVSDTTEKSKLGDTPMDERDDSMVCDPNSRLVLTGFTEANHSADDTIMFINAGGADSKVLDSEMSILGDTCFEGGGVLRTDESIVEAGDFPFIYQSARVGNFSYQLNNLLPGEYFVDFHFAEIVNTNGPKGIRVFNVYVQDDKVLSEFDIFSVVGANRPLLLVDLRVVVVDDGLIKVRFEGINGSPVVCGICLRKAPQVSVLRTSQDCIKCQNCATEIEISPARKRLMRAKAHEKYEKKIEELSERYQHKSNECHEAWMSLTSANEQLEKVMMELDNKMYEARSLDQTVETQADCLNSITSKYENDKRHWTAAIASLQEKIEIMKREQSQLSQEAHECVGSIPELYKMVDGVQALVSQCEDLKLKYSEEQAKRKELYNHIQETKGNIRVFCRCRPLNKEETSTRCATAVDFDGAKDGELGVVTGNHSKKSFKFDRVYTPKDGQVDVFADASPMVVSVLDGYNVCIFAYGQTGTGKTFTMEGTPQNRGVNYRTVEQLFEIANERRETISYNISVSVLEVYNEQIRDLLATSPASKKLEIKQSFDGSHHVPGLVEAKVENINEVWNVLQAGSNARAVGSNNVNEHSSRSHCMLSIMVKAKNLMNGDCTKSTLWLVDLAGSERLAKTDVQGERLKEAQNINRSLSALGDVIYALATKSSHIPYRNSKLTHLLQDSLGGDSKTLMFVQISPSEHDVSETLSSLNFATRVRGVELGPARKQVDTGEIQKMKAMVEKARHESRSKEELIKKLEENIQNLEGKNKGRDHSYRSLQEKNKELESQLESLHNQSEKQNAQLQEKLKSRDETCTNLQQKVKELECKLRERHQSDSAAYQQKVKDLETKLKDSEGNSLVLQQKAKDYENKLKDSESNALVWQHKIKELERKQKDEQTQEAVLLRQKIKELEVRLKEQELHVQQMAATREFPDVASATPNEVKTCFKEDNFGNENAESNNNNNNILRTSNRLKASAARRNDSLNLNEATRKKRVSRSGETENNGGDEPQMKEKRIRKSDPPKVVARLTRPTRPVSSSNQVPVAQKRVVSREQQQAVVGKERDPKKRMWTR; encoded by the exons ATGGAGGATGTTCAGATCAACGCAGCGACCTCCTCATCCGATTCACCACCGGAGATTCCCGATCCCCAATTCGTTAGCGACACAACTGAGAAATCAAAGCTCGGAGACACACCCATGGACGAGCGCGACGATTCCATGGTCTGCGATCCCAATTCAAGACTCGTTCTCACCGGTTTCACAGAAGCTAATCACTCAG CAGATGATACCATTATGTTCATAAACGCTGGAGGAGCTGATTCGAAGGTGCTGGATTCCGAGATGAGTATCCTCGGAGATACCTGTTTCGAAGGAGGAGGTGTGTTGAGAACAGATGAGTCTATAGTCGAAGCGGGAGACTTCCCGTTCATCTACCAGTCAGCTCGTGTGGGGAACTTTAGCTACCAACTAAACAATCTTCTTCCTGGGGAGTACTTTGTGGATTTTCATTTCGCGGAGATTGTTAACACTAATGGACCTAAAGGGATTAGAGTGTTTAATGTCTATGTTCAAGATGACAAG GTCTTATCTGAATTCGATATCTTCTCGGTGGTTGGCGCAAACAGGCCTCTTCTGTTGGTTGACTTAAGGGTTGTGGTAGTGGATGATGGTTTGATAAAGGTTAGGTTCGAAGGAATCAATGGAAGTCCAGTTGTTTGTGGGATTTGTCTCAGGAAAGCACCACAGGTTTCAG TTTTAAGGACATCACAAGATTGTATTAAGTGTCAGAACTGTGCTACCGAAATAGAGATTTCTCCCGCTCGG AAGAGGCTTATGCGAGCAAAGGCTCATGAGAAGTATGAGAAGAAGATTGAAGAGCTTTCTGAACGATACCAACATAAGTCAAATGAGTGCCACGAAGCATGGATGTCACTGACCTCTGCCAATGAGCAACTAGAGAAAGTGATGATGGAACTTGACAATAAGATGTATGAGGCACGCTCTCTAG ACCAAACTGTGGAGACGCAAGCAGATTGTTTGAACAGCATCACTAGCAAGTATGAGAATGACAAGAGACATTGGACCGCTGCAATTGCTAGTCTACAGGAGAAAATAGAG ATAATGAAAAGGGAACAATCTCAGCTATCCCAGGAAGCACACGAATGTGTGGGATCAATTCCTGAATTGTACAAAATGGTTGATGGAGTTCAGGCACTTG TTTCACAGTGTGAGGATCTCAAGCTGAAGTACAGCGAAGAGCAAGCAAAGCGAAAGGAGCTATATAACCATATACAAGAGACTAAAG GCAATATTAGGGTCTTTTGTCGTTGCCGCCCTTTGAATAAAGAGGAAACATCAACGAGGTGTGCCACAGCTGTTGACTTTGATGGAGCAAAAGATGGAGAGCTTGGTGTTGTTACAGGAAATCATTCCAAGAAGAGTTTCAAGTTTGACAGAGTTTATACACCAAAAGATGGTCAAG TTGATGTCTTTGCAGATGCTTCTCCAATGGTTGTTTCGGTGCTAGACGGCTACAATGTGTGTATCTTTGCATACGGGCAAACAGGAACAGGGAAGACGTTTACAATGGAAGGTACCCCACAGAACAGGGGTGTCAACTATAGAACCGTTGAGCAGTTGTTTGAAATTGCTAACGAAAGGCGAGAGAcaatttcatataatatttctGTTAGTGTCCTTGAGGTCTACAACGAACAGATAAGAGACTTATTGGCAACATCACCAGCTTCAAAGAA GTTGGAGATCAAACAATCATTTGATGGATCCCATCATGTTCCTGGGTTAGTTGAAGCAAAAGTGGAAAATATAAATGAAGTGTGGAATGTGCTTCAAGCTGGGAGCAATGCAAGAGCTGTTGGATCCAACAATGTGAATGAACATAGTAGCCGCTCGCACTG CATGCTCTCTATAATGGTGAAAGCGAAGAACCTGATGAATGGTGACTGCACAAAAAGCACGCTTTGGCTTGTTGATTTAGCAGGAAGTGAGAGGTTGGCAAAGACTGACGTGCAAGGTGAGCGTCTGAAGGAAGCACAGAACATCAATAGATCGCTATCAGCTCTTGGGGATGTGATTTATGCATTGGCTACAAAGAGCAGTCACATTCCATACCG AAACTCGAAATTAACTCACTTACTACAAGATTCATTGG GAGGTGACTCCAAGACGCTGATGTTTGTGCAAATCAGTCCTTCTGAGCACGATGTGAGTGAGACTTTAAGTTCACTAAACTTTGCAACGCGTGTGAGAGGAGTTGAGTTGGGTCCTGCGAGGAAGCAAGTTGATACCGGTGAGATtcagaagatgaaagcaatg GTGGAGAAAGCAAGACATGAAAGCCGATCTAAAGAGGAATTGATAAAGAAGCTGGAAGAGAACATACAGAACCTGGAAGGTAAGAATAAAGGAAGAGACCATTCATACCGAAGTCTCCAGGAAAAGAACAAAGAGCTTGAAAGCCAGCTTGAGTCACTGCATAACCAATCGGAAAAGCAAAACGCACAGCTTcaagaaaaactaaaaagcaGAGATGAGACTTGTACCAATCTCCAGCAGAAG GTCAAGGAGCTAGAGTGTAAGCTTCGGGAGAGACACCAATCAGACTCTGCAGCTTACCAACAGAAG GTTAAGGATCTTGAGACTAAGTTGAAAGACTCTGAAGGAAACTCCCTTGTGTTGCAACAGAAGGCTAAGGATTATGAGAATAAGTTGAAAGATTCTGAAAGCAACGCTCTTGTATGGCAACATAAG ATTAAAGAGTTggagagaaaacaaaaagacgAGCAAACTCAAGAAGCAGTTTTACTACGACAGAAG ATTAAAGAGCTTGAAGTGAGGCTAAAGGAGCAAGAGCTGCACGTACAGCAAATGGCAGCAACGAGAGAGTTCCCTGATGTTGCGAGTGCTACTCCTAACGAAGTGAAGACTTGTTTCAAAGAAGATAACTTCGGCAATGAGAATGCGGAAtccaacaacaataacaacaacatcTTGAGAACATCAAACCGGCTCAAGGCTAGTGCTGCTCGAAGAAACGATTCTTTGAACCTCAATGAAGCGACTAGAAAGAAGAGGGTCTCGAGAAGCGGTGAAACAGAGAACAACGGTGGTGATGAACCTCAGATGAAGGAGAAACGGATCAGGAAATCAGACCCACCAAAAGTTGTTGCCAGATTAACCAGACCAACGAGACCAGTCAGTTCGTCGAACCAAGTCCCTGTGGCTCAGAAGAGAGTTGTTAGCAGAGAACAACAACAAGCTGTGGTTGGGAAAGAGAGAGACCCCAAGAAGAGGATGTGGACAAGATAA
- the LOC106368687 gene encoding kinesin-like protein KIN-14R isoform X2 translates to MEDVQINAATSSSDSPPEIPDPQFVSDTTEKSKLGDTPMDERDDSMVCDPNSRLVLTGFTEANHSDDTIMFINAGGADSKVLDSEMSILGDTCFEGGGVLRTDESIVEAGDFPFIYQSARVGNFSYQLNNLLPGEYFVDFHFAEIVNTNGPKGIRVFNVYVQDDKVLSEFDIFSVVGANRPLLLVDLRVVVVDDGLIKVRFEGINGSPVVCGICLRKAPQVSVLRTSQDCIKCQNCATEIEISPARKRLMRAKAHEKYEKKIEELSERYQHKSNECHEAWMSLTSANEQLEKVMMELDNKMYEARSLDQTVETQADCLNSITSKYENDKRHWTAAIASLQEKIEIMKREQSQLSQEAHECVGSIPELYKMVDGVQALVSQCEDLKLKYSEEQAKRKELYNHIQETKGNIRVFCRCRPLNKEETSTRCATAVDFDGAKDGELGVVTGNHSKKSFKFDRVYTPKDGQVDVFADASPMVVSVLDGYNVCIFAYGQTGTGKTFTMEGTPQNRGVNYRTVEQLFEIANERRETISYNISVSVLEVYNEQIRDLLATSPASKKLEIKQSFDGSHHVPGLVEAKVENINEVWNVLQAGSNARAVGSNNVNEHSSRSHCMLSIMVKAKNLMNGDCTKSTLWLVDLAGSERLAKTDVQGERLKEAQNINRSLSALGDVIYALATKSSHIPYRNSKLTHLLQDSLGGDSKTLMFVQISPSEHDVSETLSSLNFATRVRGVELGPARKQVDTGEIQKMKAMVEKARHESRSKEELIKKLEENIQNLEGKNKGRDHSYRSLQEKNKELESQLESLHNQSEKQNAQLQEKLKSRDETCTNLQQKVKELECKLRERHQSDSAAYQQKVKDLETKLKDSEGNSLVLQQKAKDYENKLKDSESNALVWQHKIKELERKQKDEQTQEAVLLRQKIKELEVRLKEQELHVQQMAATREFPDVASATPNEVKTCFKEDNFGNENAESNNNNNNILRTSNRLKASAARRNDSLNLNEATRKKRVSRSGETENNGGDEPQMKEKRIRKSDPPKVVARLTRPTRPVSSSNQVPVAQKRVVSREQQQAVVGKERDPKKRMWTR, encoded by the exons ATGGAGGATGTTCAGATCAACGCAGCGACCTCCTCATCCGATTCACCACCGGAGATTCCCGATCCCCAATTCGTTAGCGACACAACTGAGAAATCAAAGCTCGGAGACACACCCATGGACGAGCGCGACGATTCCATGGTCTGCGATCCCAATTCAAGACTCGTTCTCACCGGTTTCACAGAAGCTAATCACTCAG ATGATACCATTATGTTCATAAACGCTGGAGGAGCTGATTCGAAGGTGCTGGATTCCGAGATGAGTATCCTCGGAGATACCTGTTTCGAAGGAGGAGGTGTGTTGAGAACAGATGAGTCTATAGTCGAAGCGGGAGACTTCCCGTTCATCTACCAGTCAGCTCGTGTGGGGAACTTTAGCTACCAACTAAACAATCTTCTTCCTGGGGAGTACTTTGTGGATTTTCATTTCGCGGAGATTGTTAACACTAATGGACCTAAAGGGATTAGAGTGTTTAATGTCTATGTTCAAGATGACAAG GTCTTATCTGAATTCGATATCTTCTCGGTGGTTGGCGCAAACAGGCCTCTTCTGTTGGTTGACTTAAGGGTTGTGGTAGTGGATGATGGTTTGATAAAGGTTAGGTTCGAAGGAATCAATGGAAGTCCAGTTGTTTGTGGGATTTGTCTCAGGAAAGCACCACAGGTTTCAG TTTTAAGGACATCACAAGATTGTATTAAGTGTCAGAACTGTGCTACCGAAATAGAGATTTCTCCCGCTCGG AAGAGGCTTATGCGAGCAAAGGCTCATGAGAAGTATGAGAAGAAGATTGAAGAGCTTTCTGAACGATACCAACATAAGTCAAATGAGTGCCACGAAGCATGGATGTCACTGACCTCTGCCAATGAGCAACTAGAGAAAGTGATGATGGAACTTGACAATAAGATGTATGAGGCACGCTCTCTAG ACCAAACTGTGGAGACGCAAGCAGATTGTTTGAACAGCATCACTAGCAAGTATGAGAATGACAAGAGACATTGGACCGCTGCAATTGCTAGTCTACAGGAGAAAATAGAG ATAATGAAAAGGGAACAATCTCAGCTATCCCAGGAAGCACACGAATGTGTGGGATCAATTCCTGAATTGTACAAAATGGTTGATGGAGTTCAGGCACTTG TTTCACAGTGTGAGGATCTCAAGCTGAAGTACAGCGAAGAGCAAGCAAAGCGAAAGGAGCTATATAACCATATACAAGAGACTAAAG GCAATATTAGGGTCTTTTGTCGTTGCCGCCCTTTGAATAAAGAGGAAACATCAACGAGGTGTGCCACAGCTGTTGACTTTGATGGAGCAAAAGATGGAGAGCTTGGTGTTGTTACAGGAAATCATTCCAAGAAGAGTTTCAAGTTTGACAGAGTTTATACACCAAAAGATGGTCAAG TTGATGTCTTTGCAGATGCTTCTCCAATGGTTGTTTCGGTGCTAGACGGCTACAATGTGTGTATCTTTGCATACGGGCAAACAGGAACAGGGAAGACGTTTACAATGGAAGGTACCCCACAGAACAGGGGTGTCAACTATAGAACCGTTGAGCAGTTGTTTGAAATTGCTAACGAAAGGCGAGAGAcaatttcatataatatttctGTTAGTGTCCTTGAGGTCTACAACGAACAGATAAGAGACTTATTGGCAACATCACCAGCTTCAAAGAA GTTGGAGATCAAACAATCATTTGATGGATCCCATCATGTTCCTGGGTTAGTTGAAGCAAAAGTGGAAAATATAAATGAAGTGTGGAATGTGCTTCAAGCTGGGAGCAATGCAAGAGCTGTTGGATCCAACAATGTGAATGAACATAGTAGCCGCTCGCACTG CATGCTCTCTATAATGGTGAAAGCGAAGAACCTGATGAATGGTGACTGCACAAAAAGCACGCTTTGGCTTGTTGATTTAGCAGGAAGTGAGAGGTTGGCAAAGACTGACGTGCAAGGTGAGCGTCTGAAGGAAGCACAGAACATCAATAGATCGCTATCAGCTCTTGGGGATGTGATTTATGCATTGGCTACAAAGAGCAGTCACATTCCATACCG AAACTCGAAATTAACTCACTTACTACAAGATTCATTGG GAGGTGACTCCAAGACGCTGATGTTTGTGCAAATCAGTCCTTCTGAGCACGATGTGAGTGAGACTTTAAGTTCACTAAACTTTGCAACGCGTGTGAGAGGAGTTGAGTTGGGTCCTGCGAGGAAGCAAGTTGATACCGGTGAGATtcagaagatgaaagcaatg GTGGAGAAAGCAAGACATGAAAGCCGATCTAAAGAGGAATTGATAAAGAAGCTGGAAGAGAACATACAGAACCTGGAAGGTAAGAATAAAGGAAGAGACCATTCATACCGAAGTCTCCAGGAAAAGAACAAAGAGCTTGAAAGCCAGCTTGAGTCACTGCATAACCAATCGGAAAAGCAAAACGCACAGCTTcaagaaaaactaaaaagcaGAGATGAGACTTGTACCAATCTCCAGCAGAAG GTCAAGGAGCTAGAGTGTAAGCTTCGGGAGAGACACCAATCAGACTCTGCAGCTTACCAACAGAAG GTTAAGGATCTTGAGACTAAGTTGAAAGACTCTGAAGGAAACTCCCTTGTGTTGCAACAGAAGGCTAAGGATTATGAGAATAAGTTGAAAGATTCTGAAAGCAACGCTCTTGTATGGCAACATAAG ATTAAAGAGTTggagagaaaacaaaaagacgAGCAAACTCAAGAAGCAGTTTTACTACGACAGAAG ATTAAAGAGCTTGAAGTGAGGCTAAAGGAGCAAGAGCTGCACGTACAGCAAATGGCAGCAACGAGAGAGTTCCCTGATGTTGCGAGTGCTACTCCTAACGAAGTGAAGACTTGTTTCAAAGAAGATAACTTCGGCAATGAGAATGCGGAAtccaacaacaataacaacaacatcTTGAGAACATCAAACCGGCTCAAGGCTAGTGCTGCTCGAAGAAACGATTCTTTGAACCTCAATGAAGCGACTAGAAAGAAGAGGGTCTCGAGAAGCGGTGAAACAGAGAACAACGGTGGTGATGAACCTCAGATGAAGGAGAAACGGATCAGGAAATCAGACCCACCAAAAGTTGTTGCCAGATTAACCAGACCAACGAGACCAGTCAGTTCGTCGAACCAAGTCCCTGTGGCTCAGAAGAGAGTTGTTAGCAGAGAACAACAACAAGCTGTGGTTGGGAAAGAGAGAGACCCCAAGAAGAGGATGTGGACAAGATAA